The Glycine soja cultivar W05 chromosome 19, ASM419377v2, whole genome shotgun sequence genomic sequence tcttttcttcattgGGGAACTTGGATGAATCTGTATTTGAAGTATCTAATGCGATTTATGTGGCAGTGTTATGGCAGTGCAATTTGTTCCCAAGACACATTATGTGTTCAGTGTTGGGAAAGATCGCCTAGTAAAATATTGGGATGCCGATAAATTTGAGCTGCTCTTGACACTTGAAGGACATCATGCTGATATTTGGTGTCTTGCAGTCAGTAATCGTGGTGATTTTATTGTCACTGGATCTCATGATCGTTCTATCCGCCTCTGGGATCGCACTGAAGAGCAGTTTTTCATTGAGGTATACACAACATGTATGAGATGGCTGCACTTGTTAAATGCAGGACAAAGGAACAATTCCTctaattacaaatttataaCAGGAATACTTTTGATAGGATGTTGTTCTTCGTAGATTAAATTTACTTCATTGAAATAAGATAGACCATTTCAATTGCaggaagaaaaggagaaaaggttGGAGGAAATGTTTGAGGCTGATATTGACAATGCATTTGAAAACAAGTATGTGTCAAAGGAAGAAATACCAGAAGAGGGAGCTGTGGCTTTAGCTGGGAAACAAACCCAGGAAACCCTTTCTGCAACTGACTTAATTATTGAGAGATTAGACATTGCAGAAGCTGAAGAAAAGCGTATTGCAGAACATCAggtttacaatttttttccctcttagaTGGCAACTGTCATCTGAACTGATGCTTTATCTCAAAAGTGAATCTGGAAAACTTGTTTGCTTAGTTAGATACATATATACAATAGATGGGTACCCATGCATAAACACATGTATTTTTAAACAAGTATGCTAGCCTCTGGTTGAACTTTAATAACTTGACCACCAGAAGTCGTTCCATAATATAATGCACTTGCTTTTATCCATGAATGCCAAGCAAATTGTTCCGTTAAGCAATGTGAAGCCTGTGGACTTTTACCAAGTTATTTGTGTTAATCTCAATCAGTTTTCCAGACAAGAATCTCCTCTCTTGATTTCCACAagtaattatcaaattatatgTACAAGTAAACAACTTTAGCCTTGGAAATATACATACAACAACTCCAATaaaagccttatcccactaggtagGGCCAGTTACATGGATGACATTACACCCTTGGGTTCTATCAAAACCTAGAATTTCAATAAATCCAGTTAATATTGATGATTACAGCAAATATGTTCAATTCATCTTGAGTGTGACAGGTAACAGAAAGTGATAAGGAAGACTGACCTGTAGCTTTTATTTAATAATGCCTAATGTTGTTgctaattatttgattttgcaTTCAGGAGGAGAAAAATAACAGAAATGTTGCTGTTTTCCAAGCAAATCCGCTTATGAATGGGCTTTCACCTTCTGACTATGTTCTAAGTGCATTTTCAGATGTTCACTCCAATGATTTGGAGCAAACATTATTGGTATGGCTGGGACTTGCAATTTTATTCTATGTTCTCATGCATAATAAGGCACTTCAGACTTTGGGCACagtttatttttcattgttatCAAGTTAATCTCATTTCTAAATCATTCCTATGAATAAGCACTGACCTACGATGAAAGttagttaatttagtttttcatgTCTCATTTATCATCTGTTAGTTTTTACTTCTTAGTTCCATTTACCTTTATATGCAACCATTTATGCagaaagttaattaaattttgaccTTTTCTATGGTACTTTGACTTGATTAAATTTTCTCATCAACTCTAGTtggtttaatatattttttcctggAGCATAATGATATTTCTGCTTCTCATATCTGGCTTATAAGTTATAAGCTTGTATAGAGGCAAACAAGTGGCTCGAGGGCCcgttttgataaaataaacagCATGATTAAAGATTTATTGAATAAGTACATATTATGGAAGCACTTGTGTGTATGTTGTTTTGTAATCGTTGAGGAAATAAGCTTAAACTGTTTTCATATAAGATATAAGCTATTTTCATAAGCTATCCTATAGTGTTTATTGAAATAAGTTGTCATAAGATAAGTTCAAATAAGCTCTTTCAAACAAATaccaaatatattttctttcatctaatcaaaattatattaaacataTTATTAAACTTGTGACTAGTTATACATTTTAGTTCATGTCTTGGGATAGTTTGCATCAGGTTATAGGTTCAAACCTCATTGTCACCATTataacaaaacaaagttcacgggttctttattttaaaaaattaaattaaattgatataaATTTATGGTAGTTCTTTTAGTTTattgtttttactattttttgtgAAAGTTAAAGTGTTCAACACAAAAACAGtatatttaacatttattaCAAAACTCACTGATTAAAAGTTAGGAATTCTATCAAAATAATACttgtttatataatattttgtgagCTATAATTTGTATGGCTTACAGAAGAGCATCAGTGCATCTGGTGTTAGTGGAATGACCATAGGTGTAAGTAGTTTGTCTTCCTTTTTATACTCAGACCCAAAATGTAAAATTCAAGGATATAAAGAAAGATTAGCTATACTTGACTATTTTCATGTAGAAGTGGCAAAAGTACGACCACTAGAAAATGGTagctaacttttttttaattgtaaacatTATGTCTAATTTGTACCATTCCTTTATGCAGGCTTTACCATTTTCAGATGCTTTGAAGCTTCTGTCGTACTTGAAAGACTGGACTTCATACTCTGATAAGGTTACTCTGTCTGCCTCGTAAAAATttgatagttttttaaaatattgttgtgAATATATCTCCTTTTCTTTTGCTGCTTGGTCTGCAAAAATCTTATACTCGTTCTCTTTGTAATCCTTTACTTCTAATAAAAAGttgtttcaaaaacaaaagttgTATGCACATAATTTCTCATGTACTGAAGTAAGTTGTATTTGTTAATCTCTTGTAGGCTCCTTTTCCTTATTATCACCCCTTTATCCCACATATATTTATATGTCCTTTGTATCCTAATTACCAAGCAGGATATATTTATGACAAATTACATTATCAGacataataatgatgatgataattaaCTTATCAGTAACAGATGTATAGAAATTTACTTAAAAGTCAGATTTTTCCACTAGATATGAGTATTTATGTTTTCCTGATAATTGCAGGTTGAGCTTGTTTGCAGAATAGGTACGCTGCTGTTGCAGACACATTACAACCAGCTTCTTACCACGCCAGCTGCCCGACCTATCTTGACTGTTTTCAGTGACATTTTTCATGAAAGGGTCAAGGTAAATATGCTAgtgtttcttttatgtttttctaaatGATTATGAAGCTTTGTCATGTTTGGTACATTAAAACTTTGCTCCAGAAAGCAGGTTCTAGACTTAAAATAGgtgtttaatataattatcCTAAAATCCCTGGTGTCTtggattaattaataaattatttaggtGTAACATGTTCGTGAGTGTGGTCTATCTGGAGAAATTGATGATACTTTCTTTGGTTGCTACTTTGTTATCAATTTGAACTAGTAGGTTGCtggataatttttaaatttaatatatcatgTCACTACTATTCAGCTTTTACTTTAGTGcttgagaatattttcttccAATTAGGCAATTAGTCCTACTCAaaggatttatatttttaaattaaatatttgttattccATTATTTTCAGTATAAATAACTGATAAACTTGACTGTATCATATTGACAATTTGGTTTCTGAACCTTGTGCCAGGGATGGAAAGACATCTTTGGTTTTAACCTTGCCGCCATGGATCATATTCAGGTTTGTATCAAAGTTTCTGCAGAACTGTTACTAACCATTGATAGACACACTGATTCAATTTTGAAATGATCTTTCAGCAAATGATGGCTTCAAGATCAGATGCTCTTTTTCATGATGCAAGATCAAAACTGCTAGAGATACGTGCTCGACAATCCAAACGTTTAGAAGAAAGGTCTGATACTGGGGAAGTGaaacggaagaagaagaagacataAAGTATCGTGTATATTTGGACGTGGTTATGAACTAGATTATGTTAATGACATGAGTATTCAATCACGGTGGAGAAATTTGCCTCGACTGGAAGTGATTGATGAAGCAACTGCAGAATCAGAGCAAAGTTGTCATAATATCACCTTCAACGAATAGAAAATGACGAGTAGAGTTTGGATCACCAGAAAAGGCTTTATGACCTTGTCAACGCGATTCCTTTTACCAGATAATTTTGCTGTTTTAATCTGCGGCTTATTATATCTTTTGATGTCAAGATGACATCATTTGAAAAGTGAGCTTTTTCACAGTATACGATTTTACTGATGTGGGTAGATCAGAAAAGGTCCTTACTTTTTTATGTTGTAATCTGTgtaacattagaaattttacatAAGTTTAATACATTATACAACTTTCTCTCATAATTTATTCACCTTGTCGGTGAGTAAAATTCTCCCCATGTAATGTTAGTGCATGCTCGTATTTCAAGTTTTCTCCTCTGTCTCCCCTAATGGAtgaatttgataaataatatacTAGGGTGGCTATAAGGAAGAATATGATTgcagataaataaaattgatttaatggtaaaatttgtcctattattttgttcatttcatcaaatcgattttcttattttttaatttattatctgagtctttttatattttaaaatttattatcttaatCTCAAGTGTTGATTTTAACTGAtgacaattaaattttaaatgttaattagattaaaaagttaattaatattttaaaaaaattaaaaactaaataaaatacttaagaaATGAGTAAAATCATAATCTTCAGAGTGTACACTcctttatcattatatttacatgaccatttgaatgtttagtgtaaaatatattattaatataagtttatgcgaaaatattttaaaattcaaaattttatttttttaatttgtttaatttttataatcttatatattatcttttaaaatataatacaagattaaattttattttcgcatataaaatatgtatatttatataaactttatttttataatattatgtgttttatcatattattcaaaacttattttacactataaagatataatataaattttatttctaatatatattttttacataaattataattttataaaatgacagtagtttattattttttaaaatatttatatatgtgatttgatgataatatttttttttatattaaaatattatttttatttattataacagtatttttatttatatttaattttatttaatcaatgcaaattttttaaggaattaaattatataataaagatatgtaattaaataaaatgatagaatattttattttttaaaatatttatatatgtgatttatTGACATTAAAAAATAGGGAGATCAATTtggtgaaataaaaaaaaatagggaacaaattttgcaattaaaccaataaaattaataaattactaGGCACTGCCACACTACCATGCGATGTGTTTTTAAGCATGGTGTCTTCTAGTATTTTGATAAGTTACATCGAGaaacttattaaataagttaaaagGAACTTATAAGAGTTACAAAGTATTTTCgcaagtttaaataaatttatcgcGAATTATTTTCAACGCTAACGTGAGGagggaaaaaaaactaaatagtgAGTAATAAGGAGCCggagacaagaaaaagaataaagttcaatttatttctttttacatcaattgttctaattaaattaaaaaaaaatattattcatacaTCATACATGTCTTAAAAAATGTGATGTaggagtaatattttttttttaattaatgcctAAACCAAGAAGAATATGCAGCAAAGGTCGAAAGTGGAGAGAGAAGCATTTATGGGAAGTTTTTGCCttcaaaggtttgaccaaactGCCAATTCTTGGGGGCAACACTGGAAGAGGTAGAGTACCTGCCATCACTGGCTTTAACCCTAAAAGTCAATGTCTCTCCCACTAACATGGCATTAGTCTCCCATTTCTCACCCCAATTTCGCTTCAAATTTGTCCAATTGATCAGCTTCTTGTCACCCTTCACCTGTACTTCTGTGATGTCCCCAGCTCCTCCCACATTCCACACTTTTACTAGGTTGAAGTAAGGATTCCCAGTGATTGTGAACCGAATACCCCCTTGCTTCTTGCATGGTACCCTGCATGTTTTCAAAGGAAAATCAGGACACTTCAAAAGtagtcataaaaattaatttgtattttattttaattttgtgtgaAATATTATAGTATAAAAATGCTAATAACATTTTCTTAATACTTTTTTCTTGGACGGACCCAGGATTCTTTCAAAGGAGAGGggaccaattttttttacacaattatttaaataccTAACTTTCGataaataattatgaataaataaaaatatttatttttaattttatgggtAAAATTAGAGATATGATCTagtgatataaattttttaatcaactaTCAAcccaaaaacctatttttttatacattttcattaatatttatttttgtaattttttttccatatataCATGAAGGATCGTAAAAGAGGGGAGGGAGGAAGACCCATGCTTGCCCCATTGGATCCGTCCTTGCTTTTGTCACactattttattgatttaaaattCATACAAGTTGTACTAATTACACGAGGTTCAGTGGGATTGAtataaattaagtaataatagtgttttagaaaaacaatattaaaaaatgtattgttaatatttttcttatagctAAGGTCATACCGTctaatctttttaaatttttcatattcctCCTGAGTATCAAGGGATTTAATTCAATTGATTCAATGGTGTGtgagtttttctaaatttttttatatcgatatttaatttttatgtattagaaaaaaaataaaaatctcccttatttattatgttatgtATTGGGGTTTTCTTTATTACTGTTCGAATTTGATTTGAAGCTATTAATTCCATTCCATTTAACTTGTAGCATGCAAATAAGGTATGTATGAACATTCAGGTATATGATATGTGTAATTATGTATGTAACCTGCGATATTGGACTGGGACGATGCCAGCCTTGTACTGTGCAATTTTGAGATAAGCAGGTTTGGCTAAATCAAAGTGCTGGCGTGGAGGGTTGCACCATCCTCCATTGTCACCTGGTTGAGAATAATTGGGGGGGCAAAGGTTGGTTGCTGTCACAAAAACAGAGGGTTTTGGCTTACACCATTGAGTAGAGTTTACACATTTGATCTCGTAACATGCCCCACATGCCTCACCGTGCTTGAACAAAACTGAGCTCAATGCTGCCGTGTCAAGCCCATAACCATCTTTAACCACATCATCATACCCACAAGCTCCTCCTGCATGCATGCAATCAAGTTATATTTCTTCATTAACGAATCATACATGCATTCAAATTTCAGATAATATTCATTAAAGGTTGGTGGCATGCATTAAAATTTCAGATAATATTCATTAAAGATTGTGCATTGATTTCGTACCAAATGTTCCAGAGCCTCCCTCATAGAAAGTAGCATAAGCTTGCCTCCAAGGGCCAGGCCCAAAAACGGGGTGATGCTTGTGGAGGTCAACTATCTTGTTATCTCTTCCAACCATGTTATGAGCAGCATGTCCCCATGAGGACCTAATCGTTGCATGGACATTAGGAATTAGTGAAAATGCAACAAGAAAGAGCAAGAGTGTGGTGGTCATGAGGGCTCCCAAAGGGAACGCCATGCCATGCAGTTTCAGGTTTGTTAGCCAATATGGGAGCTttggtgtgtatatatatagcaCAAGGTTTCTACTAGGTTGCTAGTTTAGGAGGTTGATGTTTTACGTTTTCCATTTTGTGGAACATTGCAATAGGACGAGTTTTTCTCGGGGCATATATCCCTTCATCCGAAAAACAATTAATAGGAGAGTCAtccattaataatatatatttgtaattttaatttttagaatgcTTTAGTTTTAGTacatatatatgatttattgtCCCTCACCAACCTTGGCTATTCATGGAATATGTTTAAAAAAGTCATCAAACACATGTTCATGGGTGTAACTATATCTCTCTTTATGTGTTATATAATCTCGCAGTTGAATCAGTACTCCTACTCTTTCCTACACATACATGTTCTTGTATGCTAGTCAAAGGCATGCATTCTCGCTCTCAAGATTGGTACGTGCTTGGTCAGTTAGATTTGTTCATACCGTGCTGCATGGAGGCAACAAAAATGCAAGGTGAGTTCAGCAAATATCTTCCTTGATTTTTGGTGTCAAGGTGCTAACTCGCATGAGCTTTGTTCCAATCTCTGTTAAGAGAAATATCAGTAATAcgcttatatattttttttctagatgcctttttttattgatgaaattagatagtttatattaaatatatacgaGTCCAATTTTCTATTTGATAGgctcatttttaaattagtaaATCCTACATATATACTTGTCTGTGTTTTTAGTATatattctttaataaaaattaaattactatatCGATATTATATTGacaattgttaataaaaaacaattaaattattaatataaatataaatctaTCTTAACAATAGGTTAcaatataacataaaataaataaatataatgaatttaaacttttgtttagaaagtaaaaatacaaatttttaaaagtttaggaGTCTTGACCTGTCaaacaaaagcataaaaagtaaaaatcttaataaaaaaattgagaaatctTGACTcgtcaaatttttatttaaggattaaaaaataaatattaaaaaaatttagaaactagttaatcctaatttattttgttctctGTAAAGGATTGTTTACATTGTCTTGtagctttttttcttcttaattatttggttcatcgaagaaaaaaaagattatgacTATTATGGAATTTgactaaaaaataagtaaagtttaacaaataattatttttatcaaaaattaaattttagtattgTCGAAATAATTCAAGTTTAACTTCTACACATTATGAAATATTATATCACATTAACCAATACTCTGTTAAGCAAATCATATCCTCACGGGTTCAGATGACAAAAGTCAATTTTCATCAAGTCCTCTAAGGGGTGGGTGGAAACCTCTAGGCATGGCAACGGGTCTGTCTCGATTTTGATGGGAAAAATTCAAGTTGACCGGAGTCGAGGTCGAGGTTGGGTCAACTCGGGTTTTCCGTGATAGCTAAAGTCAGGTTTGGGATTGgggataatattattaatacccGCTCCAAACTTGCCCCCAAACCCGCATCGCTAATAATTAagttacaaaaatatcattacatatatataacacattaaaacatgaaattattagatcattttttatgttagtgttggattgaattttatgttgtcatttacaatctaaaaatatgttatagGAAAATGGAGAGTTAGGGGCAAGGATGAGGTAAGTAAAACCCGTCCCGACATGCCTAAAACAATGGTTGAAGTTAAATGTAGATGGAGAACTGTTTCAACTTATCGTTGTTTTTAACAACATTTCCTTTTcccaaaattttattatttttttaataggtttaattattattattttaacgagttgttattttttatattgtattattttataatgaaacaagataaaataaaacactaaactcattttatccatctttgtaacaattttttaaaactaaaaactaaatctagttttggtttttaaaaattccaaactaaaaacgaaaaatcacTTCGTACAGgactttatttaattaatttaattttaattaaataatacaataaaaataatgattaaaccAATCActtcaaaattagttttaaaatattattaataacaaaattaaaatgattttttatgcagggattttttttatttttataaacaatgAATGTTCACTATCTAGTCTGTTGTCTTACAATCGTGCACAATTTGTACAAGACaccaacatttttaaaaatgttgaagTTTCTCAACATTATCACTTCTCCACCATTCATTAGTTTGAATGTGTGTTTGGAATCCGTTTCTATTAGGGCAAACGGAATTTCCACTTTCtaaagtataaattataaaatatttaaatatacttttatttttaattcatataaattatatttattttattttttaattcatataatttagtttttatttttaattcatataaattatatttattttatttttttatcaataaagtactttaaataaataatgaaaaatactatttaaaGTGTTATAAGgataaacaataaaacaaacataatttattaggactaaaaataaaaaataataatttataagttttaaattaaaaaccatTAAGTTGAAGGAATAAAACGATATGTAagccaacaaaataaaaagcaatCCAACTATTAGTTGtaagcaaaataaataatttttttctttaccttttaGTATAACtgatgtcatattttttaatgggagaaatttatttaaacttatctTATTTGCTTATTAAAAGTCACTTAAAGTTTATTTTTCCTTAACCCTCTAACAAAAAAAGACTCTTTAATTTGGAATTCGATTAGGACacagataaaatataaataagaattatttttaacaaaaattaaactcagataatatttaaataatttaatcttaactttaacatattaatcacttatattccatcatttattttttaatttaaagcaaCCAggcctaaatttttttaatagtgtatATTTAGTTTTATCACGTAAactataaatacaaaatttaagcatGTATCCATTACTGTTGGAAAGAAGGATGTGATGGATTATGGAAAATGTCCAGTCACCTGTGACCAGCGATGCGTTTGCCTTGTTGGGGACAGTATTTTAGTCGGTAGTGGAGGCAACTGGCAAGTGTCAGGTTTAAGGTATTTGCTTTCGTCCTAGAATTCCGATTTATGTTGTTGTTGGGTTGGGACTTACTAGGATTAAGGAATGAATAACTAACGACTTGCGGAATAGGTGGCCCCCATCTTAATGTAATGCATTCCTAGTTTCAACCTCGTCAATGCCCACAATCTTTTCTTGTTGCCAACCTTCTCTAGGGTTCGTTTCTCTGTTTCTTAACTTTCTTCACACCAATGGCCAAGAAGAGAACCACGCCTCAGAAGAAGAAGACCCAGACGATAATTCCCATGCCAAAACATTCTCAACAGCCAAGAAGCTCACCTCCCAAACGCCGCActgatttctctttctttacgCGCTCCCCCTCCTCCTTCTCCAACCCTACTTCtggtactttttttttgtgaatttccTTCTTTCACGTTCTTTTTAGTCTTTCTTGAATTTGTTCTGGCTATGGAATTTAATCGTTCTCTTTGTGggtttcttgtttgtttttattttcttttgaattaaTCGTCAACTGTTGACTGCAAAGCTAGTGCCGTTCGTGCAATTCCCCAATTGAATTGTCATGTTTTCGTGTAATAAGACGAGCAATTCTAAATGAAATCATTAAATTCCCTTTCCTCCTTCCTTGGTCAGAGGGAGTGTGTGATTTCTTGTATATGTCACGATTTTGTAGATGATGatgtactttttaaaaatttggtgcGGTGGTAGTTTGTTAGCAATGTGGTTGAGCTGTGAAATAACTATGTGCTTTGACAAGGTGTGTGTTCTGACAAAGGAATGAAATCATTGTTTTGTTAGAATGCTAATGGCTTGTGCAtactgaaattatttttaactgttTGATTTCAATCTTCCAGTTATGTGTATCTGTGTTGGAGGATATTATTTGCATTGCCAAATAATGAACACTTGTTGAATTTAGCTCATTGATATTGTCTTTTGTCATTTACAAAGGTCATATCCGAAGTCACATGCATCAACCTTTTAAGGTTGACTGCCTCCATTGAACTTTGTTGGAGCTAATTTCATACACTTGGTACTCTAAAtctttgttgttgatgttgccaAGCATGGAGGTTTGGCCTGTAGTTTGTTCTCCATCTTCAAACATCTTAATATGTGTAACATGTGATTCAAATTGAATTATTCATTCTGTTAGGATTTAAATTCAGTGTCTGTCCTTCTCCTTCATAAGCAAACTTTGATTGAATTTTGTTGAAACATATGGCTGATCTTTCTTCTGACCAATTCTTTCATGCAGGTTCCTCACCAGGTTCATCTTCTGGTGAAGTGAGGTTGTCCAATGTTGCTTCAAGCAGTTTGCAGGGGAGGAAAATGGTAATGAAACAATTTTCTGAAGATATAATGGTTCAATGCAGCATTTACCAAGAGGGTAGACCAGTATGTTCATCTGAGTCTTTTGATACTCCAGTTGTGGAAGTTGATTCAGCTGTTCAAGATGAAATTCTCAACCTTGGAGGACATAGGTTTGTTTTGTGCAAGCGTGCTAGTACAAATAAGTTGAGTTTGAGACCTTTCAGCTTTTTTGTTTCTTAGTAGACTGAAACTTTTAAGTTTTTGGTTTCTATATAGGGCTGCTTGCaatgaaaaaattgatatttccaAGATGTCAGAATCTACCCGTCTTGAATCATATGTCTGTGATAGCAGTTCTCTTGCTGCAACTCCTGGAAATGTTGTATGGGCGAGGACAGATGGTCAAGTGTGGTGGCCTGCTGAGGTATTTACTATTACATCCTGCAGTATTTGTTGTTTTCTGTCCCTATCTATGTACTGGTTCGTGAGTCAATATGGCATATGATTAGACAGAAAGAATCCATAGATACAGAGCCCATCCTCTCTTCCAGGCATCCTTGAAGAATCTCTTGATTTTACATGAAGTTCACTTATCATCTAAGTTCTTCAGATGAAAATTCACAGTATGATATTGTAACATGTCCTTGTCTTGCTAATGGGAAAACTTGctttgaattttaaaacagcTTTTGATATAATCAATAGCATAAATTATATATCAGTTCAAGCCTTATGGTCTTtccctttttccctttttaataATTGATGTACCATAATGTAAATATAATTCTTGCTGATATAAATACAGGAGAGTGTCATCTTTATTATCTTAGCTGCAAACCATGATaaacttcccttttatttctctgTTTACTCATTTTACCctgttcctttttattttccttcggAGATTTGTGAGACAATGTTCTCTCATGGGAACTCTAGAAGTTAAGATTAATGTTTAAAGTCCattcaaatattaaagattGAACTTTTTGTGCATGTTCATATCTTATACAATATGGCCTTGATTTGTCAAAACTTTTCTCATGTtgttaaactaaaaaaagatgTGGAAAACCAATTACTCAAATGCTTTTGTAGTTTACAGTATTAAAACTATTGGTGCATATCTGTCATACTTTTGATGTTAGATGTTGAATCCAACCTTCTAAACATACTAGTTAATAAAATGGATAAGCTTATGACTTTGGCGTGAAGTTTATTTCTTTGTGTCActatttcattttgaatttcataacccatttatctattttaattaagaaaataaacttttcaGATCCTGGAAGAAACATCTGCATTATCCAACCCTGGCAGTGGTGGACATGTTTTAGTTCAGTTTTATGGAAATCTTCCCAGGTATGGTAGCATATATTTTCCAGATGGAAGTT encodes the following:
- the LOC114398438 gene encoding expansin-A9-like, with translation MTTTLLLFLVAFSLIPNVHATIRSSWGHAAHNMVGRDNKIVDLHKHHPVFGPGPWRQAYATFYEGGSGTFGGACGYDDVVKDGYGLDTAALSSVLFKHGEACGACYEIKCVNSTQWCKPKPSVFVTATNLCPPNYSQPGDNGGWCNPPRQHFDLAKPAYLKIAQYKAGIVPVQYRRVPCKKQGGIRFTITGNPYFNLVKVWNVGGAGDITEVQVKGDKKLINWTNLKRNWGEKWETNAMLVGETLTFRVKASDGRYSTSSSVAPKNWQFGQTFEGKNFP
- the LOC114400327 gene encoding uncharacterized protein LOC114400327 isoform X1; this translates as MAKKRTTPQKKKTQTIIPMPKHSQQPRSSPPKRRTDFSFFTRSPSSFSNPTSGSSPGSSSGEVRLSNVASSSLQGRKMVMKQFSEDIMVQCSIYQEGRPVCSSESFDTPVVEVDSAVQDEILNLGGHRAACNEKIDISKMSESTRLESYVCDSSSLAATPGNVVWARTDGQVWWPAEILEETSALSNPGSGGHVLVQFYGNLPSAWIDPMTDISTFEDSFEDKSNNPSEDFQQALKKALQRKAQLSSCQKLTLDRSAHSDMQERSSDKCTSTSTSKTIDDVQEKRRGKRERKPKVHFDEVTYPMKSERKVRRLKIMRYLGLAPPVGSPF
- the LOC114400327 gene encoding uncharacterized protein LOC114400327 isoform X2, whose product is MAKKRTTPQKKKTQTIIPMPKHSQQPRSSPPKRRTDFSFFTRSPSSFSNPTSGSSPGSSSGEVRLSNVASSSLQGRKMVMKQFSEDIMVQCSIYQEGRPVCSSESFDTPVVEVDSAVQDEILNLGGHRAACNEKIDISKMSESTRLESYVCDSSSLAATPGNVVWARTDGQVWWPAEILEETSALSNPGSGGHVLVQFYGNLPSAWIDPMTDISTFEDSFEDKSNNPSEDFQQALKKRKAQLSSCQKLTLDRSAHSDMQERSSDKCTSTSTSKTIDDVQEKRRGKRERKPKVHFDEVTYPMKSERKVRRLKIMRYLGLAPPVGSPF
- the LOC114400327 gene encoding uncharacterized protein LOC114400327 isoform X3 yields the protein MAKKRTTPQKKKTQTIIPMPKHSQQPRSSPPKRRTDFSFFTRSPSSFSNPTSGSSPGSSSGEVRLSNVASSSLQGRKMVMKQFSEDIMVQCSIYQEGRPVCSSESFDTPVVEVDSAVQDEILNLGGHRAACNEKIDISKMSESTRLESYVCDSSSLAATPGNVVWARTDGQVWWPAEILEETSALSNPGSGGHVLVQFYGNLPSAWIDPMTDISTFEDSFEDKSNNPSEDFQQALKKINALQLAQAKQLMMFKRNEEGKGNVNRKFTLMR
- the LOC114400327 gene encoding uncharacterized protein LOC114400327 isoform X4 encodes the protein MVMKQFSEDIMVQCSIYQEGRPVCSSESFDTPVVEVDSAVQDEILNLGGHRAACNEKIDISKMSESTRLESYVCDSSSLAATPGNVVWARTDGQVWWPAEILEETSALSNPGSGGHVLVQFYGNLPSAWIDPMTDISTFEDSFEDKSNNPSEDFQQALKKALQRKAQLSSCQKLTLDRSAHSDMQERSSDKCTSTSTSKTIDDVQEKRRGKRERKPKVHFDEVTYPMKSERKVRRLKIMRYLGLAPPVGSPF